In the Acropora muricata isolate sample 2 chromosome 10, ASM3666990v1, whole genome shotgun sequence genome, one interval contains:
- the LOC136930990 gene encoding trichohyalin-like: MAYAGESRVAAEDSVYQQIEDLQRRLDETNNLLQSTYRGRSKEQRLRSELTDRHLKDIEGTVEENTHKQKRRKRLESKSRCDETTEIENLHSFVEWRAQLRVLHDALEEAIDELSRYKDRKARRAIAELQELKDDAMASLEQTAEWTEDDIQILVQRNNCKDLQSTKNNLRSILNDAERVRRLSRELSSQMKNEVQSLRDECVAMVNDMVALNRILEEKKRALVE, encoded by the coding sequence ATGGCCTATGCTGGAGAGAGTCGAGTTGCTGCCGAGGATTCAGTTTACCAGCAAATTGAGGATCTACAAAGAAGGTTAGACGAAACCAACAATTTGTTGCAATCCACCTACAGAGGTCGATCCAAAGAACAGCGTCTTCGGAGTGAACTGACAGACAGACATCTTAAAGACATCGAGGGTACCGTGGAGGAAAATACTCACAAACAAAAACGCCGAAAAAGATTGGAAAGCAAATCCCGCTGCGATGAAACAACTGAAATTGAAAATCTTCATTCCTTTGTCGAATGGAGGGCTCAGCTTCGAGTCCTACACGACGCTCTCGAAGAAGCCATCGACGAGCTATCACGTTATAAAGACAGAAAAGCTCGGCGTGCTATAGCAGAATTACAGGAACTCAAAGATGACGCCATGGCAAGTCTAGAGCAAACAGCTGAATGGACAGAGGACGACATCCAGATACTCGTGCAGCGAAACAATTGCAAAGATCTGCAGtcaacgaaaaataatttaagaTCGATTTTAAACGATGCTGAAAGAGTAAGGAGACTTTCCCGTGAGCTGTCttctcaaatgaaaaatgaGGTACAGAGCCTCAGAGACGAATGCGTTGCCATGGTAAACGATATGGTTGCTTTGAACCGCATTTTGGAAGAAAAGAAGCGTGCGTTGGTTGAATGA
- the LOC136930988 gene encoding transcriptional repressor p66-beta-like, which produces MASEVVTKGSKRLKLSSSSAEVSEVDDASISLTTTDPVHSIADEKTIEPKKEEKPNGQDGQSVVIISSSSDDDSDKEQKKDTTEAVVIKKEHIKDDEEGSVLEDGKSNQQKSPQMPSEETANQEIAKLNNNNNNKSEGKDTDSDECISQEDLLAQLGLSSVKELQKKESVCESTALSANANGVEKRPLITHRPKESIVDFLRVPKLTPMDSKKRINGEGKVDYSVTNGDHSDVSRPDSPLSDDNDDDLQAKEKLIEHLRNELRQEEAKLLLLKKLHAAQNDVKANSKLQKENVMEKSVTAPQSNVKSSAQMPPKKGQNLPPPPPLKASTVLASSTFHPPRDVPGQPRLLPKGSGGTQGPPATTAAAKFVGPASQTLKEFAVHQQSLHQPSPQAKHGSSAIADLQNVVTSMANLIQPTPMYPQGRNSPVYSTPTQPAPLRPTPVRAQGVSSLPVSSGYVSFPHHLPSTHQQSIGGKQAAAKMALRKQLERTLLQIPPPKPPPPEWSFIPSLGSPDFMVLVGLEAVVHVMADKDGKKSGAPLQEKVVNPKICSRCNTDFSPSWTKKQDGGLTEATVCEKCSTVNVKKELKAEHTGRLKAAFLKALKQEQEIEKKISDSPTIAPKPHHQGQKTSPQPHLAPAPPRHHIPHHQPIMHHHHQGVQPALYHHHQPHSSSLLFQLQQQHLQQQHQELEAAARQQADARWHPYLNTHHHSGTRNPPHHHSYVSDSDRQYLLDMIPSLPAPTLGYGSSRL; this is translated from the exons ATGGCATCAGAAGTTGTAACTAAAGGCTCGAAGCGTTTAAAATTGTCGTCAAGTAGTGCTGAAGTTAGCGAGGTTGACGATGCTAGTATCTCGCTTACTACTACCGATCCTGTTCACTCGATTGCCGATGAAAAAACAATCGAACCAAAGAAAGAGGAAAA ACCTAACGGTCAGGATGGTCAATCCGTTGTGATAATTTCATCTTCATCAGATGATGATTCTGACAAAGAGCAGAAGAAAGATACCACCGAAGCAGTAGTTATAAAGAAGGAACACATTAAAGATGACGAGGAGGGTTCTGTTCTTGAAGATGGAAAGAGTAATCAGCAGAAAAGCCCTCAAATGCCAAGCGAAGAAACTGCAAACCAGGAGATTGCtaaattgaataataataataacaataaatcagAGGGTAAAGATACTGATTCTGACGAGTGCATCTCACAAGAGGATCTTTTGGCACAGTTGGGGCTAAGCTCTGTAAAAGAACTGCAGAAGAAAGAAAGCGTTTGTGAATCCACTGCGTTGTCAGCTAATGCAAACGGAGTTGAGAAGAGGCCTCTTATAACTCACAGACCAAAGGAGAGCATTGTTGATTTCTTAAGAGTACCAAAACTGACACCTATGGACAGTAAAAAGAGAATAAACGGTGAAGGAAAAGTGGATTATTCTGTCACAAATGGTGATCACAGCGACGTTTCAAGGCCCGATTCACCTCTGTCGGACGATAACGATGATGATCTGCAAGCGAAAGAAAAGTTGATTGAACATCTTAGGAACGAATTGAGACAAGAGGAAGCGAAGCTTCTGTTGTTAAAGAAGCTGCATGCAGCCCAAAATGACGTGAAGGCCAACAGCaagctacaaaaagaaaatgtcatggaGAAATCGGTAACAGCCCCTCAGAGTAACGTAAAATCATCCGCTCAGATGCCACCAAAGAAGGGCCAGAACCTCCCGCCGCCTCCACCATTGAAGGCATCGACCGTTCTAGCCTCGTCCACATTTCATCCACCAAGAGATGTTCCAGGTCAGCCAAGACTGCTACCGAAAGGCAGTGGTGGAACCCAAGGACCACCTGCCACCACTGCAGCGGCTAAATTTGTTGGCCCTGCTTctcaaactttgaaagaatttgcTGTTCACCAGCAATCATTACACCAACCATCTCCTCAGGCGAAACATGGTTCATCGGCCATCGCTGATCTTCAGAATGTTGTAACGAGCATGGCGAATTTAATTCAACCGACACCTATGTATCCTCAGGGTCGTAACAGCCCAGTGTATTCCACGCCTACGCAACCCGCTCCTCTGCGGCCCACTCCTGTGAGAGCACAAGGTGTAAGCAGCCTACCTGTTAGCAGTGGGTACGTGTCATTTCCACATCACCTGCCAAGCACTCATCAACAGAGTATTGGAGGCAAACAGGCAGCTGCTAAGATGGCCTTGCGGAAGCAGTTGGAGAGAACCCTGCTTCAGATTCCCCCACCTAAGCCACCTCCTCCAGAGTGGTCTTTTATTCCAAGTCTCGGAAGCCCAGACTTCATGGTTCTTGTCGGGCTCGAGGCTGTTGTCCATGTCATGGCTGATAAGGACGGCAAGAAATCAGGGGCTCCTCTACAAGAGAAGGTTGTAAACCCCAAGATTTGCTCTCGCTGCAACACGGACTTCTCACCGTCATGGACAAAGAAACAGGACGGTGGACTGACTGAAGCTACTGTGTGTGAAAAATGCAGCACTGTTAATGTGAAGAAAGAGCTCAAAGCTGAACACACTGGTCGGTTGAAGGCGGCTTTCCTTAAAGCGTTAAAACAGGAGCAAGAGATAGAGAAAAAAATCAGTGACAGCCCGACCATAGCTCCAAAACCGCACCATCAAGGCCAGAAGACATCGCCGCAACCCCACCTGGCCCCAGCACCTCCGCGGCATCACATTCCACACCATCAACCAATCATGCATCACCACCATCAAGGAGTGCAGCCCGCTCTTTACCATCACCATCAGCCACATTCTAGCTCGCTGCTCTTTCAGCTGCAACAGCAGCACCTTCAGCAGCAGCACCAGGAACTGGAGGCTGCTGCACGTCAACAGGCTGATGCTAGGTGGCATCCATACCTGAATACACATCACCACTCTGGGACCCGCAACCCACCGCATCACCATAGCTATGTTTCGGACTCGGACAGGCAATATCTACTTGATATGATACCCTCTCTGCCAGCGCCAACCCTTGGCTACGGCTCGAGTAGATTATAG